From Mucilaginibacter rubeus, a single genomic window includes:
- a CDS encoding metallophosphoesterase yields MPKTFVVGDIHGCHDELIALVKKIGLTDEDTLISVGDIVDRGNKSKAVYEYLKYRPNTKVLIGNHERKHLNSVLSYAQEIVKVQFAEDYQSFLDWLSALGYYYETEEAIIVHAAFEHDKALDQQKEEVLSGATAGDRYLEKKYLPETYWSEYYKGEKPVIYGHHVVGDVPLIKNNTYGIDTDACHGGFLTAIELPGFIVHRVKAKQDYWKSEQKIWQTTVLKSKDWPNMEFITIRKQLEKLSFVDEAEALVFLNNVEKWITALENLIPGLKARIDLFTLELLNTHQEQFSIEASKLDFKTFVFKSKANNLKLDDLKKGLNTPP; encoded by the coding sequence ATGCCAAAAACATTTGTTGTAGGAGACATTCACGGGTGCCATGATGAGCTTATAGCGCTTGTTAAAAAGATAGGCTTAACCGATGAAGATACCCTCATTTCGGTAGGCGATATAGTTGACAGGGGCAATAAATCGAAAGCGGTTTATGAGTATCTTAAGTATCGCCCGAATACCAAAGTGCTGATTGGCAATCATGAAAGAAAACACCTAAACAGTGTGCTGAGCTACGCGCAGGAAATTGTCAAAGTGCAATTCGCGGAGGACTATCAATCGTTTTTAGATTGGTTAAGTGCACTTGGTTATTATTATGAAACAGAGGAAGCTATTATTGTTCACGCAGCTTTTGAACATGACAAGGCTTTGGATCAGCAAAAAGAAGAGGTATTGAGCGGGGCGACAGCAGGCGATCGCTATTTAGAAAAAAAATATCTGCCTGAAACTTACTGGAGTGAATATTACAAAGGGGAGAAGCCTGTTATTTATGGCCATCATGTGGTCGGTGATGTGCCCCTGATAAAAAACAATACTTACGGCATCGACACCGACGCATGTCATGGCGGTTTTTTGACAGCCATCGAGCTGCCGGGCTTTATTGTTCACCGGGTAAAAGCAAAACAAGATTATTGGAAAAGTGAGCAGAAGATATGGCAAACAACCGTTCTGAAATCTAAAGACTGGCCTAACATGGAGTTTATCACCATCAGAAAACAATTGGAAAAGCTATCGTTTGTTGATGAAGCAGAAGCTCTGGTGTTTTTAAATAACGTGGAAAAATGGATAACTGCGCTGGAGAATTTAATCCCGGGATTAAAGGCCCGGATAGATTTATTCACGTTAGAATTATTGAACACCCACCAGGAGCAATTTAGTATAGAGGCAAGCAAGCTTGATTTCAAGACATTCGTTTTTAAGAGCAAAGCAAATAATTTAAAACTTGATGATCTGAAGAAAGGGCTCAATACCCCCCCTTAA
- a CDS encoding helix-turn-helix domain-containing protein translates to MKLTVSDHKTGGDLLLLSGEESFDRFFYTRDKAKKYFTIAWNRGGQQIINIDGTNHVFNTNTLLPLMFNQSFTFEKPADIVAWQFNREFYCIVDHDTEVSCVGFLFGLGDLLFIPLDDPNALKLKVLLDIFTQELHIKDRIQNDMLIMLLKRLIIMVTQMARTEYIPTENNQDQKLDIFRKFNLLVEMNFKNEHSVNFYAGLMNKSPKTLSNIFSLYNDKTPQQVIQSRIIVEARRLLSYTTKSVKQITYELGFEDPAYFCNFFKRHTKQSPAEFRSGKTQPVLA, encoded by the coding sequence ATGAAGTTAACCGTATCAGATCATAAAACCGGGGGAGATCTATTATTGCTCAGCGGGGAGGAAAGTTTTGATCGCTTTTTTTACACCCGGGATAAGGCAAAGAAATATTTTACCATAGCCTGGAACAGGGGCGGGCAGCAAATTATCAATATAGACGGCACCAATCACGTATTCAACACAAATACATTGCTGCCGCTGATGTTCAATCAGTCGTTTACTTTCGAGAAACCTGCAGATATTGTTGCCTGGCAGTTTAACCGTGAATTTTACTGTATAGTTGATCATGATACCGAAGTAAGCTGTGTGGGCTTCCTTTTTGGTTTAGGCGATTTGTTATTCATTCCCCTGGATGATCCTAATGCTTTAAAACTTAAAGTATTACTTGATATTTTTACCCAGGAACTGCATATTAAAGATAGGATCCAGAACGACATGCTGATTATGCTGTTAAAGCGGTTGATCATTATGGTGACGCAGATGGCCCGCACAGAATATATCCCCACAGAGAATAACCAGGATCAAAAACTGGATATCTTCCGGAAATTTAACCTGCTGGTCGAAATGAATTTCAAAAACGAGCATTCGGTTAATTTTTATGCGGGGCTGATGAATAAATCGCCCAAAACACTATCGAATATTTTCTCGCTTTATAACGATAAGACCCCTCAGCAAGTGATCCAGTCGCGTATTATTGTTGAAGCCCGGCGGTTACTTAGCTATACTACCAAATCGGTTAAGCAAATTACGTATGAACTGGGTTTTGAAGATCCGGCCTATTTCTGCAATTTTTTCAAACGGCATACCAAACAGTCGCCTGCCGAATTCAGAAGTGGAAAAACACAGCCTGTATTGGCATAA
- a CDS encoding type II toxin-antitoxin system VapC family toxin gives MGVKYLWDSNIAIYFLQKQFPPETEKFIEDLLAVSLPAISAITEIELLCWKTASDSDHQLLTDFIGDVTIFELENAIKLKTAEIRKTNRIKLPDAIIAATALVHDLTLVTRNIKDFDKISGLKIVNPWI, from the coding sequence ATGGGAGTAAAATATCTTTGGGATAGTAATATTGCTATCTATTTTCTTCAAAAACAATTTCCACCCGAAACAGAAAAATTCATTGAAGATTTATTAGCAGTCAGTCTCCCGGCAATATCAGCAATTACCGAGATTGAGTTATTATGTTGGAAAACGGCTTCTGATTCCGATCACCAATTGCTGACCGATTTTATTGGCGATGTAACTATTTTTGAGCTCGAAAATGCTATAAAGCTTAAAACTGCTGAAATCCGCAAAACAAATCGCATAAAACTTCCCGACGCTATTATTGCTGCTACCGCATTAGTTCATGATCTGACTCTTGTTACAAGGAACATTAAAGATTTTGATAAAATCAGCGGGTTAAAAATTGTTAATCCATGGATTTGA
- a CDS encoding helix-turn-helix domain-containing protein produces MSNELIPTIKLDEVIELGLQVVDYRKAGDLHFLKSPHRNEHYLFVLVKEGNLKLIVDSHEVLIPAQSVYYILPGQVMQHFDTEADAYVIAIDAFLLHQTYKFILDEGCFAQTPVAINPLKAGRLQTAISLLLAEVTDKSFNSFKEHVKRGLIDAVAGMFTGEYADSTIAHGRKDSSAVRITTAFKRLIFAEYKTLKKPSSYASALHISTPYLNEAVKEISGNTVSYWIQYMIMIEAKRLLIYTDKTIKAIAYELGYADYTYFSRMFINMVKMSPMAFLKKYR; encoded by the coding sequence ATGAGCAATGAACTTATTCCTACAATCAAACTTGATGAAGTAATTGAGCTTGGTTTGCAAGTGGTTGACTATAGAAAAGCAGGCGATCTTCATTTTCTTAAAAGCCCTCACCGCAACGAACATTATCTTTTTGTGTTGGTAAAGGAAGGTAACCTGAAACTCATCGTTGATTCACATGAGGTGTTGATACCCGCTCAATCTGTTTATTATATTTTGCCGGGCCAGGTAATGCAGCATTTTGATACCGAAGCCGATGCCTACGTTATTGCTATTGATGCCTTTTTGCTTCATCAAACTTATAAGTTTATCCTTGATGAAGGTTGTTTTGCTCAAACGCCGGTTGCAATAAATCCGTTAAAGGCCGGAAGATTGCAAACTGCTATTTCGTTATTGCTTGCCGAGGTCACAGATAAAAGCTTTAATAGTTTTAAAGAGCACGTTAAACGCGGTTTAATAGATGCGGTAGCAGGTATGTTTACCGGGGAATATGCTGATAGCACAATAGCGCATGGAAGAAAGGATTCGAGCGCTGTCAGGATCACTACGGCATTTAAAAGGTTGATTTTTGCGGAATATAAAACATTAAAGAAGCCCTCATCATACGCCTCGGCATTGCATATATCTACTCCCTATTTGAACGAGGCAGTTAAAGAGATTTCAGGTAACACAGTTAGTTATTGGATCCAATACATGATCATGATAGAGGCAAAACGCCTGCTGATCTACACCGATAAAACCATTAAGGCCATTGCTTACGAGCTGGGCTATGCCGACTATACCTATTTTTCAAGAATGTTTATTAACATGGTAAAAATGTCGCCTATGGCTTTCCTGAAAAAATACCGCTAA
- a CDS encoding voltage-gated chloride channel family protein, with protein MQNQLFSSQHFAILKNALRWTVIIIPIAVVIGSAVALFLWLLSWAIHFRFAHSWLLYLLPLAGIAIFFLYKLLGGSAEKGNNLIIDEIHNPGGGVPKRMAPLVLITTIITHLFGGSAGREGTAVQMGGSLAQMIGKWLKLNDADTQTVLTAGIAAGFGAVFGTPLTGAVFAMEVLTIGRVQYNALLPCLIAGIVGDVTVAAWGVHHTPYHIDIIPLIPHWFSGYISTDLLMIMKTIVASIAFGLASYLFAKMVHGIKSFFTKYVKTPWLIPFIGGLIIIALTYINGKPDYLSLGVDAEHLGAITIPSAFHAGGADTWSWLWKTIYTTITLGTGFKGGEVTPLFYIGATLGNTLSGLLGAPVSLFAALGFIAVFAGATNTPLACTFMGIELFGGEHALLFAVACFTAYLFSGHTGIYGSQRIGVTKLSDDPADDKTLSDAMKKRSYLYQKLAKYSPLKGND; from the coding sequence ATGCAAAACCAACTTTTTTCTTCGCAACATTTCGCAATCCTAAAAAATGCCCTCCGGTGGACGGTCATTATCATTCCTATAGCTGTAGTTATTGGCAGTGCTGTGGCTTTGTTCCTGTGGCTGTTGAGTTGGGCTATTCATTTCAGGTTTGCACATAGCTGGCTCTTGTACCTGTTGCCGCTGGCGGGTATAGCTATATTTTTTTTATACAAGCTTTTGGGCGGCTCTGCCGAAAAGGGGAATAATTTAATTATCGACGAGATCCATAATCCAGGCGGAGGGGTGCCTAAACGGATGGCGCCGCTGGTATTAATTACCACCATTATTACACACCTGTTCGGCGGCTCGGCCGGGCGCGAGGGCACGGCCGTGCAAATGGGTGGCAGTTTAGCCCAAATGATAGGTAAGTGGCTTAAGCTGAATGATGCCGATACGCAAACGGTGCTTACCGCAGGAATAGCAGCAGGCTTCGGGGCGGTGTTTGGTACGCCATTAACCGGCGCTGTTTTTGCTATGGAAGTATTAACCATTGGCCGGGTACAGTATAACGCACTGCTGCCCTGCCTCATAGCCGGTATAGTTGGCGATGTAACTGTGGCTGCCTGGGGCGTTCATCATACGCCCTATCATATCGATATTATCCCTCTTATCCCGCACTGGTTTTCGGGTTATATCTCAACCGATCTGTTGATGATCATGAAAACGATAGTAGCGTCAATCGCTTTCGGCCTGGCCAGTTACCTGTTTGCAAAAATGGTGCATGGTATTAAAAGCTTTTTTACCAAATACGTAAAAACGCCCTGGCTTATTCCTTTTATCGGCGGCTTGATCATCATCGCGCTTACTTACATTAACGGAAAACCCGATTATTTAAGCTTAGGTGTGGATGCCGAACATTTGGGTGCTATTACTATTCCCTCGGCTTTTCATGCCGGAGGCGCTGATACCTGGAGCTGGCTCTGGAAAACAATTTATACTACCATAACGCTTGGCACCGGTTTTAAAGGCGGCGAAGTAACACCGCTGTTTTATATTGGCGCTACTTTGGGAAATACGCTATCCGGCTTGTTGGGTGCGCCGGTAAGTTTGTTTGCCGCTTTAGGCTTTATCGCTGTTTTTGCGGGAGCAACCAACACGCCGCTGGCTTGTACGTTTATGGGGATAGAACTTTTTGGGGGCGAGCATGCCCTGTTATTTGCCGTTGCATGCTTTACAGCTTACCTTTTCAGCGGGCACACAGGTATCTACGGTTCGCAAAGAATTGGTGTAACCAAACTCAGTGATGATCCGGCTGATGACAAAACACTTTCCGACGCGATGAAAAAGCGCAGTTATTTATACCAGAAACTGGCAAAATACAGTCCATTAAAAGGAAACGATTAA
- a CDS encoding alpha/beta hydrolase, protein MGNLKNVVLVHGAFADGSGFKALYQILTQKGYNVLVVQNPLSSLEDDVKATHVVLDKIGGPAILAGHSWGGAVITEAGNHPNVAALVYIAAFQPDNGESALQWLQTAPPAPENGVLPPDEKGIVYYDKDKFHAGFCADIDADEAAFMYASQGAFYAKGFVTPITDAAWRHKPTYGLIATEDKSINPDIQHTMYKRSNTKVTEVKGSHVIFMSQPEIVAGVIIEAAQKASEA, encoded by the coding sequence ATGGGAAACTTAAAAAATGTCGTTCTCGTGCATGGCGCGTTTGCCGACGGTTCGGGCTTTAAAGCCCTTTATCAAATCCTTACCCAAAAAGGATATAATGTATTGGTTGTACAAAACCCGCTAAGCTCATTGGAAGATGATGTAAAAGCAACACACGTTGTATTAGACAAAATTGGCGGACCGGCCATTCTTGCCGGACACTCATGGGGTGGCGCTGTTATCACCGAAGCAGGTAACCATCCAAATGTGGCCGCACTGGTATATATTGCGGCATTTCAGCCGGATAACGGCGAGTCGGCATTACAGTGGCTGCAAACTGCGCCTCCGGCACCTGAAAACGGTGTGCTGCCTCCTGATGAAAAAGGTATTGTATATTATGATAAAGACAAATTTCACGCAGGGTTTTGCGCCGATATCGATGCCGACGAAGCTGCTTTTATGTATGCCTCGCAAGGAGCGTTTTATGCAAAAGGTTTTGTTACACCAATAACAGACGCGGCCTGGCGGCATAAACCAACCTATGGTTTGATAGCCACAGAGGATAAAAGCATCAACCCGGATATTCAGCATACGATGTACAAACGGTCAAACACCAAAGTTACCGAGGTAAAAGGCAGTCATGTGATTTTCATGTCGCAGCCGGAAATAGTTGCCGGAGTGATCATTGAAGCAGCACAAAAAGCTTCTGAAGCGTAA
- a CDS encoding alpha/beta hydrolase — translation MKTPSFKNSIKAGLLSLVLALATVLGFKSSVQAQAVKNVVLVHGAFADGSGYKALFNELTKKGYNVTVVQNPLSSLEDDVKAVTVALDKQDGPAILVGHSWGGAVITEAGNHPKVAALVYIAAFQPDKGESALQWLQTAPPAPENGVLAPDDKGIVYYDKAKFHAGFCADISKEEADFMYASQGAFYAKGFVTPITNPAWRNKPAYGIVATEDKSINPDIERAMYKRSNTIITEIKGSHVVFMSQPKAVAAVIIKAAENAAAKK, via the coding sequence ATGAAAACTCCATCATTTAAAAACAGTATCAAAGCAGGTTTGCTTAGTCTTGTATTAGCCCTTGCAACAGTTTTAGGTTTTAAATCATCAGTACAGGCACAGGCCGTTAAAAATGTGGTATTGGTTCACGGCGCATTTGCCGATGGATCTGGCTATAAAGCGTTATTTAACGAACTTACCAAAAAAGGATACAATGTTACTGTGGTACAAAACCCACTATCTTCTTTAGAAGACGATGTTAAAGCTGTAACAGTTGCGCTTGACAAACAGGATGGCCCTGCTATACTGGTAGGACATTCATGGGGTGGCGCGGTAATTACCGAAGCCGGTAACCATCCAAAAGTAGCAGCCCTTGTTTATATTGCGGCCTTCCAGCCAGATAAAGGCGAATCAGCCCTGCAATGGTTGCAGACTGCTCCTCCAGCTCCTGAAAATGGCGTATTAGCACCAGATGACAAAGGCATAGTTTATTATGACAAAGCTAAATTTCATGCAGGTTTTTGTGCCGATATCAGCAAAGAAGAAGCCGATTTTATGTATGCTTCACAGGGCGCCTTTTATGCTAAAGGATTTGTTACCCCTATCACTAATCCAGCCTGGAGAAATAAGCCAGCTTACGGCATAGTTGCTACCGAGGATAAAAGTATCAACCCAGATATCGAACGTGCAATGTACAAACGCTCAAATACCATAATAACCGAAATAAAAGGCAGCCACGTGGTATTTATGTCTCAACCAAAAGCAGTTGCCGCAGTAATTATCAAAGCAGCAGAAAATGCTGCTGCTAAAAAATAA
- a CDS encoding class I SAM-dependent methyltransferase: MSNELTDKAFWAGYWESKKDLAFNVPANYTFHKLLKNITDANKPASAIELGGFPGYFAIFLKKYFGLKTTLFDFYVHPKVLKDVLDANQLDDKDVAVIEGDLFKYQPETEYDLVLSCGLIEHFNDTKGIIEKHLSFLKPGGTLFITLPNFTGVNGWIQRNYDLNNYEKHNISSMNPALLAGYCKELGLKNVEAYYYGKFSVWLEDKANKPAIAKAITKLVWVAGKVFTKIIPVESKLLSPYIVVTATR; the protein is encoded by the coding sequence ATGAGCAACGAACTCACCGACAAGGCATTTTGGGCCGGTTACTGGGAATCAAAAAAAGACCTGGCATTTAATGTGCCGGCTAATTATACTTTTCATAAGCTGCTAAAAAACATTACGGATGCCAACAAACCAGCGTCGGCCATTGAGCTTGGTGGTTTTCCGGGTTATTTCGCTATTTTTTTGAAGAAGTATTTCGGGTTAAAAACCACCCTGTTTGATTTTTATGTTCACCCTAAAGTTTTGAAGGATGTGCTGGACGCCAATCAGCTTGACGATAAAGATGTCGCGGTTATTGAAGGCGACCTGTTCAAATATCAACCCGAAACCGAATATGACCTGGTGCTTTCATGCGGGTTGATTGAGCATTTTAACGATACCAAAGGCATCATCGAAAAACACCTGTCTTTCCTGAAACCGGGTGGCACGCTGTTCATTACCCTGCCTAACTTCACCGGTGTTAACGGATGGATACAACGCAATTACGACCTTAACAACTACGAAAAGCACAACATCAGCAGCATGAACCCTGCCTTACTGGCCGGCTACTGTAAAGAGCTTGGGCTGAAAAATGTTGAAGCATATTACTACGGCAAATTTTCTGTCTGGCTGGAAGATAAGGCTAACAAACCTGCCATTGCTAAGGCAATTACCAAACTGGTTTGGGTAGCAGGCAAGGTTTTCACCAAAATTATCCCGGTTGAATCAAAACTGTTATCACCTTATATCGTAGTGACAGCTACCAGGTAA
- a CDS encoding TolC family protein — MKLKLLLSVKATLICTIIFSVCGFNARAQEVIGLQKAVDLALDRNLTIKQAEFTAAVTNEDLKQSKYNQLPNLGVSPQGAFNFGRNIDPSTNQFSNQRILAVNGNFNSQVTLFQGGQLRNTVIQNKILLDADKTNVAKVKNDLILNVVTTYLLVLTNQDLVTAAQQQIDVSKIALDRAQKNFDVGNQTLADLSQAKAQLSTNELNYTNAENQLEQSLLTLKQYMEMDPGTDIKVERPDISKLNNVQTVYNAQEVVKTALAVNPDVLLAEQRQKAAAQGVKVAKGAYYPSIVLFGAAGSYFSDAKNVPFSRTFTGAFDTIGTVFNNGQRVITPVYQYAYKSNPFFRQLKDNFNQSLGVSLQIPIFNRFATRTAVRKAKLQNQNAEVTAQLARNNLSKIIYQAVWDLQAADKRYVSATQTYNANKDAFNIIQQRYTVGLVNSLDYNTSLTNLNKSQFDMIEAQYQVVFRSKVIDYYLGNPITL; from the coding sequence ATGAAACTAAAATTACTACTATCAGTTAAAGCAACGCTCATTTGCACAATTATATTTTCGGTATGCGGCTTTAATGCCCGCGCGCAGGAAGTAATAGGCCTGCAAAAAGCAGTAGATCTTGCCCTTGATCGCAACCTTACCATTAAACAAGCCGAGTTTACAGCAGCCGTTACCAACGAAGACCTTAAACAGTCGAAATATAACCAGCTGCCCAATTTAGGTGTAAGTCCGCAGGGTGCGTTTAATTTTGGACGTAATATCGACCCTTCAACCAACCAGTTCAGCAACCAGCGTATTTTGGCAGTTAACGGTAACTTTAACTCGCAGGTAACCTTGTTCCAGGGTGGCCAGTTGCGCAATACAGTGATCCAGAACAAGATCTTACTTGATGCCGATAAAACCAATGTGGCCAAAGTAAAAAACGATCTGATCCTGAACGTAGTTACCACCTATCTGCTGGTATTAACTAACCAGGACCTGGTAACAGCAGCTCAGCAACAAATTGATGTATCCAAAATAGCCTTAGACCGTGCCCAGAAAAATTTCGACGTAGGTAACCAAACCCTTGCCGATCTGTCACAGGCCAAAGCACAGCTATCAACCAACGAGCTTAACTATACCAATGCCGAAAATCAGTTGGAGCAATCACTGCTGACTTTAAAGCAATACATGGAAATGGATCCGGGAACGGATATTAAAGTTGAAAGGCCGGATATCAGCAAGCTCAATAATGTACAAACCGTTTATAATGCTCAGGAAGTTGTAAAAACGGCACTTGCCGTAAATCCCGATGTGTTATTGGCCGAGCAACGCCAAAAAGCTGCAGCGCAGGGTGTTAAAGTAGCCAAAGGTGCCTATTATCCATCAATAGTGTTGTTTGGTGCCGCCGGATCATATTTTTCGGATGCAAAAAATGTTCCTTTTAGCAGAACCTTTACAGGAGCTTTTGATACTATCGGAACGGTTTTTAATAACGGGCAACGTGTAATTACACCCGTTTATCAATATGCATACAAAAGCAACCCTTTTTTCAGGCAGCTAAAAGATAATTTTAATCAAAGCTTAGGTGTAAGCTTACAGATCCCGATATTTAACAGATTTGCAACACGTACGGCGGTACGCAAAGCCAAACTGCAAAACCAAAATGCGGAAGTTACCGCGCAGTTGGCCCGTAATAACCTGAGTAAGATCATTTACCAGGCGGTATGGGATTTGCAGGCTGCCGACAAGCGTTATGTATCTGCTACGCAAACCTATAATGCAAATAAAGACGCGTTTAACATTATACAGCAACGATATACTGTAGGTTTGGTTAACTCACTTGACTACAATACATCATTAACCAATCTCAATAAATCGCAGTTTGATATGATTGAGGCACAATATCAGGTGGTTTTCAGAAGCAAGGTCATTGACTATTATTTAGGTAACCCTATAACACTATAA
- a CDS encoding efflux RND transporter periplasmic adaptor subunit, with amino-acid sequence MGKTTKYILIGLGALIVLLIVAKATGLIGKPALTQVATEKAETREINETVSASGKIKPHVEVKISPEVSGEVVELPIKEGDVVKKGQLLCKIRPDILKSGYDRAIASYNTQKASVGNSNQMLKQAEATYNNQAGIYKRSKELFDKKVLTISEFENAKAAYEGAKASLEAAKQNVVGSQYGLAQSQASVKEAQDNLAKTTIYSPVDGVVSKLSVEKGERVLGTQQFAGTEIMTISDLSKMDVNVDVNENDINRISLGDSSKIEVDAFLGKKFTGVVTEIGSSANVVGTSADQVTNFTVKVRINAESYVALLKKTADNPSPFRPGLTATVDISTNSAKALSVPIQSVTTREEKKEENGPPKADDDKSKPQISPIAKEYVFVLNAGKLKQVQVTTGIQNDSYIQILSGLKGGEEIVSAPYSAISKTLSDGQMVQKVDKSKLFNADNTK; translated from the coding sequence ATGGGAAAAACTACTAAATATATTCTGATAGGTCTTGGCGCCCTGATTGTCCTGCTGATTGTTGCTAAGGCAACGGGCCTGATAGGTAAGCCTGCGCTAACCCAGGTAGCTACCGAAAAGGCCGAAACACGTGAAATAAATGAAACTGTATCGGCCAGCGGAAAAATTAAACCGCATGTTGAGGTTAAGATAAGCCCGGAAGTATCTGGTGAGGTGGTTGAACTGCCAATTAAAGAGGGTGATGTGGTAAAAAAAGGCCAGCTGCTTTGTAAGATCAGGCCAGATATTTTAAAATCAGGTTATGACCGTGCTATCGCGTCATACAATACGCAAAAAGCAAGCGTAGGTAATTCAAACCAGATGCTTAAGCAAGCCGAAGCCACCTATAATAACCAGGCAGGTATCTACAAACGCAGTAAAGAGCTTTTTGATAAAAAGGTATTAACCATTTCGGAATTTGAAAATGCCAAAGCCGCGTACGAAGGTGCTAAAGCATCCCTTGAGGCTGCTAAACAAAACGTGGTAGGTTCGCAATATGGTTTGGCCCAGTCGCAGGCATCGGTTAAGGAAGCGCAGGATAACCTGGCAAAAACTACTATTTATTCGCCGGTTGATGGTGTGGTTTCAAAACTATCCGTTGAAAAAGGTGAGCGCGTTTTAGGTACGCAACAATTTGCCGGTACCGAAATCATGACAATTTCCGATTTAAGCAAAATGGATGTTAACGTTGATGTGAATGAGAACGACATTAACCGTATTTCGCTTGGCGATTCGTCAAAAATTGAGGTCGACGCGTTTTTAGGCAAGAAATTTACCGGTGTGGTAACTGAAATAGGAAGCTCGGCAAACGTAGTAGGTACATCTGCCGACCAGGTAACCAACTTTACCGTAAAAGTGAGGATCAATGCTGAATCGTATGTTGCTTTGTTAAAGAAAACTGCTGATAACCCATCGCCTTTCCGTCCGGGATTAACGGCTACTGTTGATATCAGCACTAACTCTGCTAAAGCATTGTCGGTACCAATTCAATCGGTAACCACCCGTGAGGAAAAGAAAGAAGAAAATGGTCCACCTAAAGCAGATGACGATAAGAGCAAGCCACAGATCAGCCCGATAGCTAAGGAGTATGTGTTTGTGTTGAATGCTGGTAAGTTGAAACAGGTACAGGTAACCACCGGTATCCAGAATGATAGTTATATCCAGATCTTATCCGGTTTAAAAGGAGGAGAAGAAATTGTATCAGCGCCATATTCGGCCATTTCAAAAACGCTTAGCGACGGTCAAATGGTTCAGAAAGTAGATAAATCAAAGCTATTTAACGCTGATAATACTAAGTAA
- a CDS encoding polysaccharide deacetylase family protein, with amino-acid sequence MYLVKTPWLLKKLYPELTWDIRSTDRCIYLTFDDGPIPIVTPAVLNILKQYNAKATFFCIGDNVRKHPDIFEQVKADGHAIGNHTFNHLKGWKTDTQTYLDNFLQADKLLDTPLFRPPYGRIKREQVRALKAAKPDLNIFMWDVLSGDFDIALKPEDCLKGVLKHTEARSMVVFHDSIKAFKRLEYVLPRALEVWSKEGYSFKSLQ; translated from the coding sequence ATGTACCTGGTTAAAACTCCCTGGCTGCTGAAAAAGCTCTATCCCGAACTAACATGGGATATAAGATCAACTGACCGTTGCATTTATCTCACTTTTGACGACGGCCCTATACCAATTGTTACACCGGCTGTATTAAATATTTTAAAACAATATAATGCTAAAGCCACCTTTTTTTGCATTGGCGACAATGTACGCAAACACCCCGATATTTTTGAACAGGTAAAAGCCGATGGTCACGCTATTGGCAATCACACATTCAACCACCTTAAAGGCTGGAAAACCGACACGCAAACCTATCTCGATAATTTTTTGCAGGCCGATAAATTGCTGGATACACCCTTGTTCCGGCCCCCTTATGGCAGGATAAAAAGGGAGCAGGTCCGTGCGTTGAAAGCGGCCAAACCAGATCTGAATATTTTTATGTGGGATGTGCTCAGCGGCGATTTTGATATCGCCCTGAAACCCGAAGACTGCTTAAAAGGCGTGCTTAAACATACCGAAGCCAGATCAATGGTGGTATTTCATGACAGCATCAAAGCCTTTAAGCGCTTGGAGTATGTATTGCCAAGGGCTTTAGAAGTTTGGAGTAAGGAAGGATATAGTTTTAAGAGTTTACAGTAG